One Tissierellales bacterium genomic region harbors:
- a CDS encoding DNA polymerase IV, translating into MSIYFLVDINNAYLSMHAVYLLQHGHNIDIRKIPAVIGGQESSRHGIVLAKSDISKQLGVKTGMTLWEARNLCPDLICIPPRYDIYIKSSRAMNDILKSYCAHVEPYSIDESFLSFEGHGLLYNDYIELAHKIKEHIFDELGFSVNIGISYNKLLAKVSSGFKKPNMVHTLLDEEEIKRKMFPLDIRELHGIGASTEKKLRRYGINKIQDIVNYGPEFMRDILNSYGVKLYNYCLGIDHSIINDPKHKKIESIGNSSTSRFDITNYRDAYNLITSLSETIGARLRNRNMRAFLVSLSIKDSDFKVIRKQIKLNLSIASTSDIVKYARKLFNELWDNKSPIRHIEVRVAQLVPQDTPRQMLLLEEDSPDDKGEIIDKVIDELRDRFGSKCIMRANILDSGFHSMTGGNPGGSEVPNMRSEL; encoded by the coding sequence ATGTCTATTTATTTTTTAGTTGATATTAATAATGCCTATTTATCAATGCATGCAGTTTACCTACTACAACATGGCCATAATATAGATATTAGAAAAATACCTGCAGTAATAGGTGGTCAGGAAAGCTCACGACACGGTATAGTCCTTGCTAAAAGCGATATATCAAAACAATTAGGAGTTAAGACAGGTATGACTCTATGGGAAGCTCGTAATCTATGTCCTGATTTAATTTGCATACCACCAAGGTATGATATTTATATTAAGTCCAGTAGAGCTATGAATGATATTCTTAAATCTTATTGTGCTCATGTAGAGCCATATTCTATAGATGAAAGTTTTCTTTCTTTTGAAGGTCATGGGCTTTTGTACAATGACTATATAGAGTTAGCACACAAAATTAAAGAACACATTTTTGATGAATTAGGCTTTAGTGTTAATATTGGCATATCTTACAACAAGCTACTTGCAAAGGTTTCTAGCGGTTTTAAAAAACCTAATATGGTACACACTCTTCTCGATGAAGAGGAAATAAAAAGAAAGATGTTTCCATTAGATATACGAGAATTACACGGTATTGGTGCATCCACTGAGAAGAAGCTTAGAAGATACGGCATTAATAAAATTCAGGATATTGTCAACTATGGTCCTGAGTTCATGAGAGATATACTTAACTCTTATGGTGTCAAACTTTATAACTATTGTCTTGGTATAGACCATTCAATTATCAATGACCCTAAACATAAAAAAATAGAATCTATAGGGAATAGTTCAACTTCCCGTTTTGATATAACTAACTATCGCGATGCCTATAATTTGATAACATCATTATCAGAAACTATTGGAGCACGGTTAAGAAACAGAAATATGAGAGCCTTTCTAGTTTCATTATCAATTAAAGATTCAGACTTTAAAGTTATTCGAAAACAAATCAAATTGAACCTTTCAATAGCTTCTACTAGTGATATCGTTAAATACGCACGAAAACTGTTTAATGAACTATGGGATAATAAATCACCTATAAGACACATCGAAGTTCGTGTTGCTCAACTAGTTCCACAAGATACTCCAAGACAAATGCTTTTGCTTGAAGAGGATAGTCCTGATGACAAAGGAGAGATTATTGACAAAGTTATTGATGAATTGAGGGACCGATTTGGCTCTAAATGTATTATGCGAGCAAATATTTTAGATTCAGGATTCCATTCAATGACTGGTGGCAATCCTGGAGGAAGTGAAGTACCAAATATGAGAAGTGAGTTATAA
- a CDS encoding helix-turn-helix domain-containing protein yields MNNVELGNTILMYMKEQKKSRLDLAHDLGTSVGVINKIILGKKAIKNTELNNVAEVLKVNVNQFLQKNQKIEMNELEIEHLYSNIENKELADFIFSLIKNLAEMETELDSHGLLEP; encoded by the coding sequence ATGAATAACGTGGAACTTGGAAATACAATATTAATGTATATGAAAGAACAAAAGAAGTCTAGACTTGATTTAGCTCATGACCTTGGAACTTCAGTAGGAGTCATTAATAAAATTATACTTGGCAAGAAAGCAATAAAAAACACAGAACTAAATAATGTTGCTGAAGTTTTAAAAGTTAATGTAAATCAATTTTTACAAAAGAATCAAAAAATTGAAATGAATGAATTGGAGATAGAGCACCTGTATAGTAACATTGAGAATAAGGAACTCGCGGATTTTATATTTAGTCTTATAAAAAATCTTGCCGAAATGGAGACAGAACTTGATTCACACGGTTTACTAGAGCCTTAA
- a CDS encoding tyrosine-type recombinase/integrase, with the protein MNLPINNIQSVQNEYSNNDQAILKMFYRNLKSENTRRSYKTAISTFFNFVDKPLAEITLNDIQDYLDTLKESKKTTQSQRISAISSLYSFSIKIGYLRYNPFLVVNKPKPSSRPIEKFLSEEEIKKIWEVLKEKKRNAVIGSLLITTGLRVAELCNIKMKDFFTDDYGNIGIYIYDTKGEKNREIKVRPDVFEYIYEYGDSLDRKISIPDIKNNEYLLTTRTNNRVTEDYIRKIIKNASAKAGINKNVSPHWFRHTSASLSIKNGCDIAKVTENFGWSSLKVAKRYLHNMDRLTNTSVDYVQVSLD; encoded by the coding sequence ATGAATTTACCTATTAATAATATTCAGTCTGTTCAAAATGAGTATAGTAATAACGATCAGGCTATTTTGAAGATGTTTTATAGAAACTTAAAATCTGAGAATACCAGGAGGAGTTATAAAACTGCTATATCAACTTTTTTCAATTTCGTAGATAAACCATTAGCAGAAATAACTCTTAATGATATTCAAGATTACCTTGATACTCTAAAAGAATCTAAAAAAACTACACAAAGTCAAAGGATTAGTGCAATTAGTTCTTTGTATTCTTTTTCAATAAAAATCGGTTACCTAAGATACAATCCGTTTCTAGTGGTTAATAAACCTAAGCCCTCTTCTCGCCCGATAGAAAAATTTCTTAGTGAAGAGGAAATTAAAAAGATTTGGGAAGTATTAAAAGAAAAGAAAAGAAATGCTGTCATTGGTTCTCTTCTTATTACTACAGGACTTAGAGTAGCTGAATTATGTAATATTAAAATGAAAGACTTTTTCACTGATGACTATGGAAACATAGGCATTTATATATATGATACTAAAGGTGAGAAAAATAGAGAGATCAAAGTTAGGCCAGATGTATTTGAATACATTTATGAATATGGAGACTCATTAGACCGTAAAATAAGTATTCCTGATATTAAAAACAATGAGTATCTTTTAACGACAAGAACTAATAATAGAGTTACTGAAGACTATATAAGAAAAATTATTAAAAATGCTAGTGCTAAGGCAGGTATTAATAAGAATGTAAGCCCTCACTGGTTTAGACACACATCTGCATCTCTTTCAATTAAGAACGGGTGTGATATTGCAAAGGTTACTGAAAACTTCGGATGGAGTAGTTTAAAAGTAGCAAAGAGATATTTGCATAACATGGATAGGCTTACAAATACATCTGTAGATTATGTCCAAGTTAGCTTGGATTAA